From a region of the Theobroma cacao cultivar B97-61/B2 chromosome 8, Criollo_cocoa_genome_V2, whole genome shotgun sequence genome:
- the LOC18592193 gene encoding probable helicase senataxin isoform X2: protein MGSRGRLLFDLNEPPAEDDEESDRSACFQPQKALPSANLHASDMFMTPAGPQGIVNNNAFSHASSGSGFQPFIRPKASPYPEVGVEPKRAGDQNSNLASSSSKSNNIGETKAHAAASFVLGPANAQAVEREEGEWSDAEGSADAYGNSSLLEEVKASQEQGVPEVMDSSASGVTVESVSATEKSHSPLRMDQILNDQKGNNSRNSEGNGKGDISIDGQEDPGLVPKQREVKGIEASHALKCANNPGKRKIDQQKEAMLGKKRNRKTMFLNLEDVKQAGPIKTSTPRRQNFPTPVTTRTVKEVRSIPPPGERVGEKQGQPINEDQKQVDLPCTEGSNPTVESCDPLSECNGDTNSGILARPRRLNSDSDLSEAHQPPIPRQSSWKQPIDSRQLKNSPFSNRKPAPISQSSMDSKIVNKKHLPSKKATAAGTSYQDTSVERLIREVTNEKFWHVPEDTELQCVPGRFESVEEYVRVFEPLLFEECRAQLYSTWEELAESASRDTHIMVRIKNIERRERGWYDVIVLPANECKWAFKEGDVAVLSAPRPGSVRTKRNNSSSIEEDEEAEVIGRVAGTVRRHIPIDTRDPLGAILHFYVGDSYDSNSKVDEDHILRKLQSRAIWYLTVLGSLATTQREYVALHAFCRLNSQMQNAILKPSRDHFPKYEQQTPAMPECFTPNFVDYLHRTFNGPQLAAIQWAATHTAAGTSSGVTKRQEPWPFTLVQGPPGTGKTHTVWGMLNVIHLVQYQQYYTSLLKKLAPESYKQANESNPDNVAMGSIDEVLQNMDQNLFRTLPKLCPKPRMLVCAPSNAATDELLARVLDRGFIDGEMKIYRPDVARVGVDSQTRAAQAVSVERRTEQLLLKSREEILGHMHTLRGREAMLSQQIASLQRELTAAAAAVRSQGSVGVDPDILVARDQNRDVLLQNLAAAVENRDKVLVEMSRLLILEARFRVGSNFNLEEARANLEASFANEAEIVFTTVSSSGRKLFSRLTHGFDMVVIDEAAQASEVAVLPPLSLGAARCVLVGDPQQLPATVISKAAGTLLYSRSLFERFQQAGCPTMLLSVQYRMHPQIRDFPSRYFYQGRLTDSESVAKLPDEVYYKDPLLKPYLFYDIMHGRESHRGGSVSYQNVHEAMFCLRLYEHLQKTVKSLGLPKITVGIITPYKLQLKCLQREFESVIKSEEGKDLYINTVDAFQGQERDVIIMSCVRASSHGVGFVADIRRMNVALTRARRALWVMGNANALVQSDDWAALIADAKARKCYMDMDSLPKDFPKELLSNFSGPRGLGYPPSQGKVSNMRGLRSAGPRHRSLDMHMDSRAGTPSEDEDKSGTSVISRNGNYRPFKPPMETSLDDFDQSGDKSREAWQYGIQKKQSSAGVVGKRDS from the exons ATGGGCTCCCGAGGAAGACTATTATTTGATCTTAATGAACCCCCGGCCGAAGACGATGAGGAGAGTGACCGCTCTGCCTGCTTCCAGCCACAAAAGGCACTTCCATCTGCAAATCTCCATGCTTCTGACATGTTTATGACACCAGCAGGTCCTCAAGGAATAGTAAATAACAATGCTTTCTCACATGCGTCATCTGGTTCAGGTTTTCAGCCTTTTATTCGACCTAAAGCTTCTCCTTACCCTGAAGTAGGTGTTGAACCCAAGAGGGCAGGAGATCAGAATTCCAATTTGGCATCATCATCgtcaaaatcaaataacatTGGTGAGACAAAAGCACATGCAGCAGCTTCCTTTGTTCTGGGTCCTGCAAATGCTCAAGCTgtggaaagagaagaaggtgAATGGTCTGATGCTGAGGGTTCTGCTGATGCATATGGAAATAGTAGTTTGCTTGAAGAGGTAAAAGCTTCACAAGAGCAAGGTGTACCAGAAGTGATGGACTCTAGTGCTTCAGGTGTGACTGTTGAAAGTGTTAGTGCCACTGAAAAGAGTCATTCTCCATTAAGAATGGATCAAATTCTGAATGATCAGAAAGGCAACAACAGTCGAAATTCAGAAGGCAATGGTAAAGGTGATATATCCATTGATGGTCAAGAAGATCCTGGCTTGGTGCCAAAACAAAGAGAAGTTAAAGGTATTGAAGCTAGTCATGCACTTAAGTGTGCAAATAATCCAGGAAAGAGGAAGATAGACCAACAGAAAGAAGCAATGCTGGGAAAGAAACGCAATAGGAAGACCATGTTTCTTAATTTGGAAGATGTCAAACAAGCTGGCCCCATAAAAACTTCTACTCCAAGGAGGCAGAACTTTCCAACGCCAGTTACTACTCGTACTGTGAAAGAAGTCCGTTCTATTCCTCCACCTGGTGAACGTGTTGGAGAAAAGCAAGGTCAGCCTATAAATGAGGATCAGAAGCAAGTGGATTTACCATGTACTGAAGGAAGCAATCCTACAGTGGAGTCATGTGATCCTCTATCTGAATGTAATGGTGATACAAATTCTGGAATACTTGCCAGGCCTAGGAGGTTAAATAGTGACAGTGATCTTTCAGAGGCTCATCAACCACCCATTCCAAGACAGAGTTCATGGAAGCAACCTATAGATTCAAGGCAGCTCAAGAATTCACCGTTTTCTAATAGAAAGCCAGCTCCAATCAGCCAAAGCTCTATGGATTCAAAGATAGTAAACAAGAAACATCTTCCTTCTAAAAAGGCAACTGCTGCTGGTACATCATATCAAGACACATCTGTGGAACGTCTTATACGAGAGGTGACCAATGAAAAGTTTTGGCATGTACCAG AGGATACTGAACTCCAGTGTGTTCCCGGGCGGTTTGAATCTGTAGAAGAATATGTCAGAGTATTTGAGCCTTTGCTTTTTGAGGAATGCCGTGCACAACTGTACAGCACATGGGAAGAGTTGGCTGAATCAGCTTCAAGAGACACACATATAATGGTCCGTATCAAAAACATTGAAAGGCGAGAAAGAG GATGGTATGATGTGATAGTTCTTCCTGCTAATGAGTGCAAGTGGGCATTTAAGGAGGGTGATGTTGCAGTTTTATCAGCCCCAAGACCTGGATCAG TTAGAACCAAGCGGAACAACAGCTCATCCATCGAAGAAGATGAGGAGGCTGAGGTCATTGGACGTGTGGCTGGTACTGTTAGGCGACACATACCCATCGATACTCGTGATCCTCTTGGTGCAATCCTTCACTTTTATGTTGGAGATTCGTATGATTCAAACAG CAAGGTTGATGAAGATCATATTCTGCGGAAACTTCAATCCAGGGCTATCTGGTATCTAACTGTACTTGGATCTCTTGCAACTACCCAGCGTGAGTATGTGGCTTTGCATGCATTTTGCCGTCTTAATTCCCAg ATGCAAAATGCAATCCTTAAACCAAGTCGAGATCACTTTCCAAAATATGAACAGCAAACTCCAGCTATGCCTGAATGCTTCACGCCAAATTTTGTGGATTATTTGCATAGGACCTTTAATGGGCCTCAGCTTGCAGCAATCCAGTGGGCTGCTACGCATACAGCTGCGGGAACAAGTAGTGGGGTCACAAAGAGGCAAGAGCCATGGCCTTTTACTCTTGTTCAAGGGCCTCCTGGAACAGGTAAGACACATACAGTCTGGGGGATGCTAAATGTTATCCATCTGGTTCAATATCAACAGTACTATACCTCTTTGCTTAAGAAATTAGCACCTGAGAGCTATAAGCAAGCCAATGAGAGCAATCCTGACAATGTTGCGATGGGATCGATTGATGAAGTCCTTCAGAACATGGACCAGAATCTTTTCCGCACCCTTCCAAAACTCTGCCCAAAACCCAGAATGTTAGTTTGTGCTCCTTCTAATGCTGCAACTGATGAGCTTCTTGCACGTGTTCTTGATCGAGGATTTATTGATGGTGAGATGAAAATCTACCGTCCTGATGTGGCCCGAGTTGGGGTAGACTCTCAAACACGGGCTGCCCAGGCAGTTTCTGTTGAGCGGAGAACCGAACAACTTCTGCTCAAGAGTCGTGAAGAAATTTTAGGGCATATGCACACTTTAAGGGGTCGTGAAGCTATGTTATCTCAGCAGATAGCTTCTCTTCAAAGGGAACTTACTGCTGCAGCTGCTGCTGTTCGGTCCCAAGGATCGGTAGGTGTTGACCCTGATATTCTTGTTGCTCGGGACCAGAACCGTGACGTATTGTTACAAAACCTGGCAGCAGCTGTTGAAAACAGAGATAAGGTTCTAGTTGAGATGTCTCGCCTGCTCATTTTAGAAGCCAGGTTCCGTGTTGGTAGTAACTTCAACTTAGAAGAAGCCCGCGCTAACCTTGAGGCGAGTTTTGCCAATGAGGCTGAGATTGTTTTCACTACTGTCTCAAGTAGTGGTCGTAAGTTGTTCTCTCGCCTTACCCATGGTTTTGATATGGTTGTTATTGATGAGGCTGCTCAAGCCAGTGAAGTTGCAGTACTTCCTCCCCTGTCTCTCGGTGCAGCAAGATGTGTACTTGTTGGGGATCCCCAGCAGCTTCCTGCAACAGTCATCAGTAAGGCTGCTGGGACCCTCTTATACAGTAGAAGCCTTTTTGAAAGATTCCAGCAAGCAGGATGCCCAACTATGTTGTTATCTGTGCAATATAGGATGCATCCGCAAATTAGGGATTTTCCTTCTAGGTATTTTTACCAAGGACGTCTTACTGATAGTGAAAGTGTTGCCAAGTTACCTGACGAGGTTTACTACAAGGACCCTTTACTTAAACCTTACTTATTCTATGATATTATGCATGGCCGGGAATCCCATAGAGGTGGATCCGTTTCGTATCAGAATGTGCATGAAGCAATGTTTTGTTTGCGCTTGTACGAGCACCTACAGAAAACTGTAAAATCTTTGGGTTTGCCAAAAATCACAGTGGGTATAATCACACCATACAAGTTGCAACTAAAATGCCTACAACGTGAGTTTGAGAGTGTTATAAAATCAGAGGAAGGAAAGGATCTATATATTAATACTGTAGATGCTTTCCAGGGCCAGGAGcgtgatgttattattatgtCTTGTGTGCGTGCCTCAAGTCATGGGGTGGGCTTTGTTGCAGACATTCGTCGAATGAATGTTGCTCTTACTCGTGCTAGAAGGGCTTTGTGG GTTATGGGTAATGCCAATGCTCTGGTGCAATCTGATGACTGGGCAGCCTTAATTGCTGATGCCAAAGCTAGGAAGTGTTATATGGACATGGATTCTCTTCCCAAAGACTTCCCAAAAGAGTTACTCTCCAATTTTTCAGGGCCAAGGGGACTTGGTTATCCTCCATCCCAAGGTAAGGTTTCTAATATGAGGGGTTTAAGATCTGCTGGACCAAGACACAGATCATTAGATATGCATATGGACTCCAGGGCAGGAACACCATCAGAAGATGAAGATAAGTCTGGCACATCTGTAATTTCTAGGAACGGGAATTATCGGCCATTTAAGCCACCAATGGAGACTTCTTTGGATGATTTTGATCAGTCAGGTGATAAATCTAGAGAGGCCTGGCAATATGGTATACAGAAGAAGCAAAGTTCTGCTGGTGTTGTGGGAAAAAGAGATTCCTAG